One Sparus aurata chromosome 23, fSpaAur1.1, whole genome shotgun sequence genomic window, TGCACAATGTTGCTCGATAACCTTTGTTCAATTTCACAGTttatacaataaaaacatgtcatcATGCTGGGTTTTACAAACTCTAGAGTATTGTACTAGAGTATACACTAAAACTTTAGTGTATATGTATTGAATGTATAGTGCTGCCTGCTTGAAAGcgttttaaaataattttgccCACCACCATACAAACAGTAATTATTATCTCAAAACAGTGCAATAAGCATTAAACAGTTTCACTGGCAATCATTAGTCTGACCTGTGTGTAGTCTGGCTTGATCGGTGGATTTTCACGAAGCTCTGGTTCTGTGTACTCATTGTTCACATAGTATCCAATGCGAATGAACTCCTGGCCCCGGTATGTGCAGGTGATCAGCACTACAGTTACACCAACAGCATCACTTTCAGGAATCAGTCCAGTGTTTGGGGCATCAGCCtgtgaaaggaaaaacacaatacaaagatgtgcaaaaatatacatttttgcatacattttatttcagggATTCTAACTGTCGGCTTGACAAATAGAGATTATGGTATGCTGTGGCTCATAATACTTTGATAAATCACTTGATCAACAAAAGAGACATTGCAGTGAGATCAATAAGTAGAACAACATAAAGAACACAAATAAAGGTTGCAGCATGCTGATTACTTTAAGAATCATGTGTAGATTTGTATGACGAGTGCATGATACTTCAATTCTTGTTGAGTTGTTATTAAAAGCTAATTTTGTCCCAGTGTATTGATGCTCGGTGCAGGAACACACTAACTGCAATTGATATTGGCTGATATTTATATAACTGTGAAAAAAGTGAGGCTAATACAATGAAGACACTCAAAAGGTGTTTACATTGACCATTTCAGGATGTCTGACTCATCCTTTTGTAGCTGGCCTGTGTTAGTATGTTATGAGCAAGCAGAATTGTGTTTTgcttaaataaacaaatcaagaaGACTACAGTTGTAGGTACTGTAGCCCAAGTGATACAACATTTTGTCggatacaaaaaaagagagaaattataGATCAGACATACCATAACATTAATAAGCACTTTTGATGTGGTTCCctataattttttaaaaatataaatcagaTCACAACATTTTCTGGGCATGAActtatattaaaacatttacttGTCACTATCCTCTGGTGGACAAATTATAGAATGCTGACCTTTACAAAATCTTGTCATTTCTGtgcttcaattttttttttttaatcatttttcatcTGATATATCAGCCAGGCTCTAGTAGCCACTTTCTTCCATACAATCTCACTTCCAGATTTATGGATAAAAAACCAAAACTACCCACCAGTGGTAGCATGATATGAAACAACTGGGGTGCTGCATTATTGGTACATATCAAGACAAACAGGTAGTAAAAACAGGAACTGCAGTATATTCTCTACgttgtttgagaaaaaaaaaaaaaaagctgcagtttGTAATTTCTGGTCTTTCAAACGTCTCTGTGAACAATTAGAAAGTTATGCAGGAGAGAAGAACTGTTCTAGGGGATGCAACTCCTGATTTTGAAAGCTGTCTAAGGTAGTTTGCCTCAaccaaacacacctgaaacacaaacatatgtcTTCCAGCAGGTACTGGGCCGACCAAGACAGAGTCGAGGACCTGGTCATACTCTTCACTCTCTGCGGAGCCAACATAGATGATCTTCCACTCCAGATCtataataaaacagaataaaacagaacaaaacaaaacagttatgTTCCACTGTAAAATGCAAAGTTATTAATGTGGTGATGAGACAATTAGTCCACTAACCAGTTAGATAATCAATTGGCCAAATATTATTAACAGCACTGCCTGGGTTAATCATCTAAAATAAGTTCAAATCTAACTATAACATGTGACAACTGCTGTTCATTAAATACAGCAATTCTGTGTCCATTGCCCATGTAACACGAATAACGTTATACAACACAGCAAAGTTGTTATTGTATCATGTAAACATTAACGGTGTATTTGCAATGTATTTGCAAACCTTCACACCATTAACTGTTACCTGAGGAGAAACAAAGGCTAAGACGTAACAGGAAAGGtatgatatgaatgcagttaaGGCTGTCGTAGCTTTTTAAACAATCTCGATTAgcatatttatacatttcacGGACTGGACCTAAGTTATAAGGTTATTATCAGACATCTTAGTGAATTGTCCACCGTGGGAGACACAATCAATCAAGCTGTGTCTGATTACTTTGCCATTACCTTGTATCGTTACGTTACTTTTGACACAATTAACGACTTTCTTTTAAGCTAACCTAGCATTAGCTGTTAGCAATCACTAAGAGACGTTGACAACAGGCTTATGCTTTGGCTTCAGACAAACAATAATGAGTTTATCTGCGATGGTACGTACCTTCGGGGAGGTCCTCCATACACTCAAACGTTATTTCAAACTGAAAAGGGTTTCCAAAGGGACTCGGGTTATCTAGGACAGCCACATTCAACACCTGCACCTTCGCCATTGTTACCGAAGCGCTAAAAAAAGAGAGGGCTAACCAAAAACAAACGTTCAAACCAGTTTCCCGGGGAAACGCTAAAAGCGACACTACAACGACAAACACACTAAACCGTTTAAGCTGTCAAACACCTTCGATTTGACCAAGATTAAATCTTGTTTGCTCGCCTAAATTCACTCTATTCGGTTAATCGTTGCTCAGTATAACAAGAATATGTTAAATTTGAGGATAGATGCGCTGCTCTCCCGCCGCTTTCAGTCTCCTAATACCCAGGCTTCACCGCGCGCGCGCCTACGGCAAGCGGTGAGTGCGTGACGGAGAAGCCGCGTCCAACCCCGGAAAGGCAAAGCGACTCTACCGTCCCCTAGTGGCTGAGTACGATATAGCACCTGTTTTGAATTACCCTGGGCTGGAAGGGTGCAATAAAAAACTTTATGGTGTCTCACCCCATGAAGGGCACACAACTGGCACAATATATCCTAATGCAATAAAATTCAACCCTGAACAACATCCTTGAGACAGTTCCTTACAGAACAAAAACTAATATGTACGAACAGGGCCGTagccaggattttagaaatactgaggtcGTGCCCCCCAGTACCACTAATACATAAGGAACATTATGAAAACTACAGTATAAATAATTTCCCTGCTTTTTGACAGGACCGATAATGCCTTCGGAAATAATATCAGCCCCAGCAAATGAATGGAAATCAAACTCTAAttaccacagaagaagaagaagaagaagacttaGAGTGATTAAACCTATCTCAACTTATTTCTATGCTAAAAAGATCTTACTGACATGGGTGAAACTTTATTATAATTATCACTGATAAATAGTAAATTTATAGTTAATAAGATTCGGTTCAGCAACATTACAATggttcataaaacatttattaagtaattgtaAAGTTTAAAAACATCACTTGCAACTCTCTAAAGGCCATCCTAATAATGTTTGTAAAAGAGCTACACAGTATTAATTAACCATTTATGAAGTATTATAAACATCAAGTGCAACTTTCCAATAAACAATTGCCAATAAATAGATTATacagcatttcattgtttgttaacagttaaATGACGGTTAAGTAAAGTTGATTATGCTGTTATTTATATAAAGTCTTATCAAATATGTCTAAAGATATCAGGGCCATAGCTGTCATTGAGGACATGACCTCAGTGTCCTCAATGGTAGCTATGGCCCTGTGTTTATATAAGCTTTCCACAGGTAATATTTATTAGAGGACTTGATGTTTTGTGTGATGTTTCCACGCCCTGTTTACACCAGAAACAGGCTTTTTCTAATAAATTGTCTACATTGCTTTAAGCAACTGAGGGGACAACAACGTTTGCCGTGCAGGCAGAACGCTGACATTCACAGGTCAAACCTGGAGACGCTTCCAGAAACTGGAAATCTCTCTTCCAGTCATTTGTAGGGCTGCACTAACGATTACTAATGTCAACTAATGTCACATCTTGATTAATCGGTAGGTTGTTTGGTCTAGAAAATATCACGGAATGGTAGAAATGTGGATCAGCGTTTCCCCAGAGCTCAAGATGACATCTTCAAGTGTTTCGTTTTGTCCTCAATCCAAATATGTTCAGTTTACTTCACATTAAAGAGGGTGGAATCATTCATCCAAATagatataataataaagcaaatgttgtttttgtctttgattAATCATCTATGGTTTATTTGATAAGGACAGATAAAATATAGACAAAGTGAAACAGCTGTCTGATGCAAGAATTTTAGTGTTTATAGCAGAAGCTGACTTTAACAACCCAtcctttatttttatgaaaGTAAGAAATTAAAACGATGCGATAAAAAGACCGTTAAGCTCACTTCACACCATATGCTCTGCTCTCTTTATTACCATCATCCTCCTCTACACTTGTTatgcattaaaggtgcactgtgtagtttttgtgaggacattttaatcagaagagaaaaatttCTGACTGATTTTTTATGCCTATACATGACTGGATAAACCaactgaacttaaaggacaacacagttttgtACTCTacgtttatatgtggcggaccccgccacctttctagcttaaaacagtgttcagaTATAGGGAAAGTTGCTATCCCTACCTCCTTAATATTGTAGTTATTAGACTTCTGAGTGTGCATGTCTTCTCCAAAGCTACATCATCAGAGTTTAAATTAGGGTTCAGTGAACTTTGAGTCTGTGTGACTCATAATCCGTCCATTCCCAGGTATCACTCTTACTGAAACAGGCTACTGCACAAGAGACACAGGAGCAAACAGTTCGGTCATATGGGATCATCTCCGCAGGCTGACTCACTGCTGTAATACAGGAGTAATTTTCCACAGCGGTTCTCTGCTTTTCAACAAAACGCCTCagtgctctcacacacagtccaaATGAAAACTATCTGAGCACCACAGATTAGGCCCGAAGCAGCCTACATTTTCTTTGCCCCTCGGAGTCTGAGCAGGGGGAGATTAGGCGGGGATTAGAGCCCACTGGACCAGCTGGCCGCCGAATTCATCCTTAAAATATCTCAGGAATGTTGATTTCCTCTCTCATGTTGGGGAAACGTGAAACCTGCTGGAGGCGCTGTTTCATGGCACCGTCACCATCAGACAGGTTGCTAAGGTGGGAGCTGGGCACCGAGCACAGACACAACATTGTTCTCCAGCAGGTTGGAGAGAGCCGGAGCGAGCTGGCATCATAGATTACTCcacaagaacagaaaaaaaaaaaagaaaaggccagTTTCAATCGAGCATCAGGAGGTGAACCTATAATGTGTAATAGTTATTTTTTATAGATAACATACTGTTGAGGAGTCTTTTTCTAACAAGCAGAAGCAGACTCTGCTTCACCAAACTGCGTTTTTCCTCCACTTTGCACAAAGGAGGATCTGTGCGCTGCCTCGCGCTGCAGGTGGATAACTGCGCTCAGGTAACGTAACACGAAACTGAAGCATGTGACCAATGGCGATCTGAAGAgtagacggaaaaaaaaaaaactgctttacATAAAAGCACACCAGCCGGAGGTGCAGTCGGTGACACAAGTCCCCAGGAACTGTGTTGGAGGCATTAAAGTGCCGTTCTGTCCTGAGATGTCACCTGTCACCTGTTGGACTGGACCGAACCGCTCGTTGCAGTTTCATCTCTGACAAGGTGAGGCGGAAGCGACATGGCTCGCGCGTGAGGAAACAACCTGCTGGATGTTTGCAGTTCTGCTTCGATCACCTGAAAACAGCCTGATCACTGAAGGTGAGTGGCTTCAATGCACCCTAAATCAAGTTGTCAACCTCTTTATTAGTGAATATGATAACAGTGTTGGACGTTAAAGCTGTTATAGTTTTTAATACATGAGCTATTAATAGTGTTTTATGTGGTGTGAGCAGGTTTAATGGTGATTCAACATCAGGCTGAATGTGTGACTCAGTTGGAGTTCGCCTCCTGACTCAACCACAGATTAAAGTAGACTTTACAGAgctcaaaatacattttaaaaaaaaggacatttgtatttatatgaCTGacaataatgtgttttgttCAAGGGAGGCGATAAATCCACACGGTGCACCTGATGAAATGGACCCGAGCTGATGCCCAGAAGCCCCAGACGGCCCCCGCTTGGCCCCTGCTGGTCACAGGTAGAGAGAGATGGCAGCGAGCCCGGATGTCCTCGCCATACCTGGAGTTGTGGTCGGGAGTGTTTTACTGCTGGTGCTGAGCAGTGATCCTGTGTGGGGTGAGTCAGTAACCATCCCACTCGTCCTCAGCGCTCCCACGCAAATCAGACAACTTTCTGACCACACCtccatgcaacacacacacacacacacacacaacactcaaCACTCAGTCCTGCAACgataagaattaaaaaaagaaaacacggGGATGTTTCAGAGCAGATCTGAGACATGCACAGGCCTGTCTGCATGATGTCAGAGCTCTGGCTTGAGACATGATATAAGAAACACACCCTGACGGATGACATAGAGGCGTGTTTATAACCGTTTTTAGCTTATCAATAAGCACATAATGCAAAAGAATTTCACAATTCATCGAGCTTTCTCTTTAGAGCACGGCTGCCCTCTCCTGTGACCCCTGCGTCTTGTTATCAAGTTGTACTTGTGCCCTTGCAAAGTTTACTGTTTACCCCGAGTGAATGATTGACTGAGAACATGATAGGAGAGTTTTTAGTTTCCATACAAAACTTCTTTATTAAAGTGACTCTCGCGACCTattatacaaaaacaaagcagcaatACATTTGAGGTTTCTTTTACGTATTAACTCAGCTGACTGTATAGCTGCAGTACAGGCTGCATTCCtgagcttctcctcctcctcctcctcctcctcctcctcactctctcctGGTCAAGTGGTTACTCTGTAGTTTTCACGATGTCCCTGAGGAATCACATGGCCGGTCATGGATAACATGGCCGCATTAGACTGGTTATCTGGAATGCTGCGTCTTCATGTTCGTTGCCTGGAAAGTGCGCATACAGCCAAGAGCAACCTCTGCTGCGCTCCCCTGGTCCCTCAGTCCaagattgttgttttctttgggatcatatttgtgttttactgaagaaaacaaacaataaaaactagaAGATTCAGACAGGAAATGGGAGATGGGGGAGAGGGGGGGTGTGTGACACGCAACAAAGGTCGAACCGTTGACAGATGCGACCACGTGGCTGAAACCATTCAGCAACCGAGACGCTCCATCggctcctcttcttcctttacTTGTGTGCAATAACACCAGTGTTGTGTATAAAGTTCACAAAACTTAAGTAAAATCAAGATATCatcttaaaatattactttggtaaaagtgaaactCATAAATAGGAATAGTTCTTGATTTAACGTGTcatatattaaatgtatttatgtatgaagagtcattttctggcaataaGTATCAAAAATGGAAGTTAAATTATACATCTGTTTAGGCTCttacgtgtgtgtatgtaatcTATATATTATGGGTCAAAGGATTACCTGCCTGGATTATTATTAGATCCAAttaccagctttttatttttattatcagagTTTCTTCTAactgattgctgataaaatgaattaatgttGTTACTACAGTGTTCCTGACGTTTCTGCTCTTCTCACAGGGAATTCTACCACTCTTGCACCGAACACCCACACTAACGGCACTAATGACCCTaatgtaagtaaaaaaaaaaaaagttttatcaTAACGAGTAAATACCATGCAGCCGCTCTATCATTGTTCtgtattttttccatttgcAGGGCGTCAACATCGCGGCTATCGTCGCCCCCACCGTCATCTTTGGCGTTCTGATCATCGTCGCGGCCGTCCTCGCCTGGCTCTTCTGcgtggtgaagaagaagaggcagactGAAGGGACGTACAGACCCAGTGCCGAGGAGCAGTCCGGTGCCAGCAGCGTGGTGGCCCCGGATGCGCTGAAGCTACCAAAGGAGGAAAGACTCATTTGAGATCTTGCGCTTACAAAAACTCCTGAAAGGAAACACAGGCTGCGAGCGCTGTGCGACGAGGCTCTCCACCATGAGCGGATCAATGAAAGGAAAGTCTGAGCAGGTTCTTCAACAAGCACTGAACGGTTCCTGAGAGCACCGGGATCGATGGATCCaaaggattttaaaaaaacgaGTGAACATTTCAAGGAGGATTTGAGCGTTTCCTCTGCACAAATGAAACGAGAGCTTCAGTATTTTATTACCACTAATAGTTTTAGTTTAGAGATGTTTTCCATTCAGTTGCCTTAATATACAACTCACCTGTACTTGATTTCATACAGTCTATGATGATTtactgtcactggcaaaaatcaCTACCAATCTCTTACCTCAAACCTTTGTCTCTGAGAGTCCTGATGAGTCCGTTGCATTTGAAATTCAgacagatgtttattttgtattttattatcCTAATAATGACTGGTCACCACACTGCAAAAAGCTCTCGATTTTTACAAAGACTGGTGTTGAAAAATTAGGTTCTACTGAGAAATCACATCGAGCACGAGCAAGCGATTGTTTACACTTTTCTACTGTTCCTCAAGTAATCAAACTCATTTCAAGCCACGCTGTTTAAGGaaaatcatttcatcacatcGACCGCGCAGTGCTTTATGCAGCGTGATCAGGCAGACGTGTTTACAATGTCACAATGTTTCTGCTTCTCTCAGATTGATAACAGCCTCTTTTGTACAAATCGTCGAATGATTAAACTTTACAAAGCAATGAAACTATTTAAAGCACGACTGGCGACGTCACCCTGTCCTGATTTGTGTGTTCTTAAGATTGCTTGATGTCACGACTCACCGTATTCAATCCCGgtgaaaatataaacacaagaaaacactgaagtCAAATAATAATTGAGTTTGTTTGTATTCTCAGTGGTTCACGAATGATTATAACTCATCAGAATGTGTGCAGCCAGTGGTGGACGTTATTGGAAGGTCTCCACACTCTGACCTTCATCCTGAATTCATCTCAGGCGGGattcataaaaagaaaaacaacaaaacatgaataGTTTTCTCATCCCGACCACACGCTTGATCGCCAGCTGCTGACTCAGAGATCCAGATAAAAAAGATATTGCGAGACATCTCACTGATAAGACAACACGTCTCCTTTCCAAGGAGCTCAGAAAAAAGGTGGAGCTTCTTCtcagatttctgtttttttactggAAGTCTGTGTGAAACTACTAAGAATAACTTCCTCTCCCAGCTCAGTTATTCCCAACTGTGCACTGTTTCATTTACTTTGCAGCACAGTCGGTTTCCTGTGTGTTAGTTAGTAGTTTTATATCGAATACTCCCCCAATATCGATCCCTAATACATGCTTCAATGTGCATGTTTGATATCGGTGGACGTTTATTATTGCTCTTCATGTGAAAAGAACACTTCGATACTCTGATGCTCTCGTTTTCTCCCGGACTACAAACTTCACATACATTTTTCTGCCTTCTTTTCACCTTGATTCGTCATTTTCTCCCCTTTGTTGATGAATTATCCTTTAGGTTCGGGGCTCACAGGCTACTCACAATTCAGTATTTCAAGCGGAAACAGACAACTCCCCCACTCACCACATAGATTTCTGTTTTCCCCAGAGTAGCAACgaccaacaacacaggacaaaacatgAGATCATTCATTCATGTGGTCCATAACGGAAATGTGAAAGCAGCTGAGACCATTTTACCCTCCAGGTGTGTAAATAAAgcttatagggaaccaatctaaatGCTGTAAATCTACGGGGATTACATCGTGCAATCATTTTACTTCATAATTATACGATAAAAGATGAAGTTGTAAAGCAGAAACGTGTTTTAACAGAACCCACAGATCATGTTGTGACCTTCAGGTTGAGATTTCCTTGCAGGACGGAcattaaagtgcagttaaatcAAGCAATAACAACTCCGACGCAGTAGAAACGGccttttattcagattttttatcATCCTACAATGTCAAGGCTTCACAGTTAAAATCGCTTCTGCAGGGGCGATGGCAGGACAGATGAGAGGACGCAAATAATTCAGTGCATTCacaacatacaaaaaacattttaaacccaAAAACGTCACTAGCATCAGTTAACATTGGCGTCTAACACTCGAGCAACACAGATCTAGAACTGAACATTCAATTCAAAATGGAGAGGGATTCAAAATGAGAGGGTGGAGTCGGGGGATGGGTGGGTTTGGCAGCTGAGTAGGTGGAGGTTTTTAGGCgacttcctcctctccctcttcctcgaACTCGCCCTCCTCAGCGGTGGCGTCCTGGTACTGCTGGTACTCGGACACCAGGTCGTTCATGTTGCTTTCGGCCTCGGTGAACTCCATCTCGTCCATGCCCTCGCCGGTGTACCAGTGGAGGAAGGCCTTGCGGCGGAACATGGCGGTGAACTGCTCGGAGATGCGCTTGAACAGCTCCTGGATGGCCGTGCTGTTGCCGATGAAAGTGGCGGCCATTTTAAGGCCACGAGGTGGGATGTCACAGACGGCGGTCTTCACGTTGTTGGGGATCCACTCGACGAAGTAGCTGCTGTTCTTGTTCTGAACATTCAGCATCTGCTCATCCACCTCCTTCATGGACATGCGGCCCCTGAACACTGCGGCCACGGTGAGGTAGCGGCCGTGGCGCGGGTCGCAGGCGGCCATCATGTTCTTAGCGTCAAACATCTGCTGGGTGAGCTCGGGCACAGACAGGGCGCGGTACTGCTGGCTGCCCCTGCTGGTGAGGGGGGCGAAGCCGGGCATGAAGAAGTGCAGGCGGGGGAAGGGCACCATGTTGACGGCCAGTTTACGGAGGTCAGCGTTGAGCTGGCCGGGGAATCGCAGGCAGGTGGTCACCCCGCTCATGGTGGCGGACACCAAATGGTTGAGATCTCCGTATGTGGGTGTGGTGAGTTTGAGTGTGCGGAAGCAGATGTCATAGAGCGCTTCGTTGTCGATGCAGTAGGTCTCGTCTGTGTTCTCGACCAGCTGGTGGACGGAGAGGGTGGCGTTGTAGGGCTCCACCACAGTGTCGGACACCTTGGGGGAAGGCACCACGCTGAAGGTGTTCATGATGCGGTCCGGGTACTCCTCGCGGATTTTGCTGATGAGCAGGGTGCCCATGCCAGAGCCAGTGCCGCCTCCCAGGGAGTGAGTCAGCTGGAAGCCCTGGAGGCAGTCGCAGCTCTCCGCCTCTTTCCTCACGACATCCAGGACTGAGTCCACCAGCTCAGCTCCCTCAGTGTAGTGGCCCTTGGCCCAGTTGTTTCCAGCTCCACTCTGACCTGTAGTGgaaaggatcacaggtcattAGAGCAGCAATAATTAGTCAATTATCGGATTAGTCAGAAATGACCAAATAT contains:
- the asf1ba gene encoding histone chaperone asf1b-A; this translates as MAKVQVLNVAVLDNPSPFGNPFQFEITFECMEDLPEDLEWKIIYVGSAESEEYDQVLDSVLVGPVPAGRHMFVFQADAPNTGLIPESDAVGVTVVLITCTYRGQEFIRIGYYVNNEYTEPELRENPPIKPDYTQLQRNILASNPRVTRFHINWEGCAERMEDSENVDPTSNSMLPPSCLPGKAPPLGLLPDNSMDCL
- the tubb4bl gene encoding tubulin beta-4B chain; this encodes MREIVHLQAGQCGNQIGAKFWEVISDEHGIDPTGTYHGDSDLQLDRISVYYNEATGGKYVPRAILVDLEPGTMDSVRSGPFGQIFRPDNFVFGQSGAGNNWAKGHYTEGAELVDSVLDVVRKEAESCDCLQGFQLTHSLGGGTGSGMGTLLISKIREEYPDRIMNTFSVVPSPKVSDTVVEPYNATLSVHQLVENTDETYCIDNEALYDICFRTLKLTTPTYGDLNHLVSATMSGVTTCLRFPGQLNADLRKLAVNMVPFPRLHFFMPGFAPLTSRGSQQYRALSVPELTQQMFDAKNMMAACDPRHGRYLTVAAVFRGRMSMKEVDEQMLNVQNKNSSYFVEWIPNNVKTAVCDIPPRGLKMAATFIGNSTAIQELFKRISEQFTAMFRRKAFLHWYTGEGMDEMEFTEAESNMNDLVSEYQQYQDATAEEGEFEEEGEEEVA
- the crb3a gene encoding protein crumbs homolog 3a — encoded protein: MAASPDVLAIPGVVVGSVLLLVLSSDPVWGNSTTLAPNTHTNGTNDPNGVNIAAIVAPTVIFGVLIIVAAVLAWLFCVVKKKRQTEGTYRPSAEEQSGASSVVAPDALKLPKEERLI